The following proteins come from a genomic window of Tenebrio molitor chromosome 9, icTenMoli1.1, whole genome shotgun sequence:
- the wake gene encoding ankyrin repeat and fibronectin type-III domain-containing protein 1 isoform X7: MEVASLPTNTNLPPVGHKPSKKEAKLMQQRRERLAKVNIHLHALFAAVEHGHSEKARTILESTDVDVNSLNNDGLSPLDVAVLSNNRPLVKMLISFGAREGHRFSNPDKLGSHLKQLLGEAEMRLQELGGLLEEPCGAPLNTRASFSSIIGNAYPTSAMTGCAGGDNDKQAIAWSRRAKTLKRLVLGFAQARPPDPPSLVALDITSLSSVSMRLQEPTTNDSPITTKFKVQWSTRADFSIISGEKELLDMSKTNCSIDLTQGRRYFFRAACGNLKGYGAFLTSTPSSVVPSTWREVDNKKSRFEGRQRQLEQLMDEIKQVRPGSEILENPGPQRRTQRKKTTIKQLFTAASKFQKNLRRGIYLACILYHEDKVLVTNEDFLPVIEIDETFPSCIHTDLHWLMKVSCTWDDTKSLRSDMEKNASSAIHFRTKLLSAVLQMQSSLCLQDLGQLYYKPLRDSQGTVVLSTVNYVKTPKSVSVLNSRWLPMNKVFKKSLLSDDHSISEILMASIQEQINYHQVSSLKLNKGLYLAYLKMQSSVDLIQVVVSAKSPNMLPHCKIRDNPHVSAEEWEYLKQQHLPDLTDNATEQQRTFLELVTSAAKRLFNYMDISSENASCHRLYDTEVVDLTDEVSFIVVCPSAEFSCSVPGQREILLQRSDLLSLPIQVFEMIHLNTYQNSIIKKYSKLSCLLELDAATANHLHREAFSNVEVAIAKERLTRLQDLQAKLNVIWKTVRWLMDVITFARDRITCGISMRYILDKEIGSCTSPKRSLLQIPPRETKVVKSTPGRGSWPGPGSNNINPPNSLINEFSKSEQHLSTNEACSQYLSTCSDSESRKNSDSYSSDFFNERLPPSRSEDMLFGMPTTSNHRCRASTVSSVSASTSPLLSVRPLYGGSLVSVNTINTTNTSDSLHSLSSDSDGNPQPVGSSTPHKPKHKPKMVPSRSMANVKQNVLDISTKSERYRPKHLNLEPNMLHSNLESGLSKSLSNIKTRTDIDTTYLRPLENLKKRETMPDTLFKVPYSTDLTQSTSKELQSGILQVFAAYETGLASGTSLKLHVTPRTTAREVVDLVVKQLNMAVVLKGKEGPIYPADKLKNFCLVAVIGARERCLRDDFKPLQLQNPWKKGRLYVRQKHDVLAALEHSSKHSAII; the protein is encoded by the exons TTTCGAACCCAGACAAACTCGGATCTCACCTGAAACAATTACTCGGCGAGGCTGAAATGAGGCTGCAAGAACTGGGCGGGTTGCTGGAGGAGCCTTGCGGTGCCCCGCTCAACACGCGAGCCTCGTTCTCTAGTATCATAGGAAACGCCTATCCCACGTCGGCCATGACAG GTTGCGCCGGGGGCGACAACGACAAACAAGCGATAGCCTGGAGCAGACGCGCCAAGACCCTCAAGAGACTGGTCTTGGGGTTCGCCCAAGCTAGGCCCCCCGACCCTCCGTCGCTCGTGGCCCTCGACATCACCTCTCTGTCGTCGGTGTCCATGCGACTGCAGGAACCCACAACGAACGACTCCCCCATAACAACCAAATTCAAAG TCCAGTGGTCCACGCGCGCCGACTTCAGCATCATCTCCGGCGAGAAGGAGCTCCTGGACATGTCCAAGACCAACTGTAGCATAGATTTAACGCAGGGTAGACGATATTTCTTCAGGGCGGCTTGCGGAAACCTCAAAGGGTACGGCGCGTTCTTGACCTCGACGCCCTCTTCGGTGGTGCCCTCCACCTGGAGGGAGGTCGACAACAAGAAGTCGAG ATTTGAAGGAAGACAAAGACAACTGGAACAGTTGATGGACGAGATCAAGCAAGTCAGACCCGGGAGCGAAATCCTCGAGAATCCGGGACCACAAAGGAGGACCCAGCGCAAGAAGACCACGATCAAGCAGCTCTTCACCGCGGCCAGCAAGTTCCAGAAGAACCTGAGGCGGGGTATCTATCTGGCTTGCATCCTCTACCACGAAGACAAAGTATTAGTAACGAACGAAGACTTTTTGCCTGTGATAGAAATAGACGAGACATTCCCTAGCTGTATCCACACGGATCTCCACTGGCTGATGAAGGTTTCTTGTACTTGGGACGACACCAAGTCTCTGCGATCTGACATGGAGAAGAACGCGTCTTCGGCGATACACTTCCGGACGAAGTTGCTTTCGGCGGTTCTTCAGATGCAATCGTCGCTTTGCCTGCAAGATCTGGGCCAGCTCTATTACAAGCCTTTGCGCGACTCGCAAGGGACCGTCGTGTTGAGCACTGTTAACTACGTCAAGACGCCTAAGAGCGTGTCGGTGTTGAATTCTAGGTGGTTGCCGATGAACAAAGTCTTCAAGAAGAGCTTGTTGAGCGACGACCACAGCATATCGGAGATTCTTATGGCGTCCATACAAGAACAAATCAACTACCACCAGGTGTCCAGTTTGAAGCTCAACAAAGGACTGTATTTGGCGTATCTGAAGATGCAGAGTTCCGTCGACTTGATCCAGGTGGTGGTCTCGGCCAAGTCTCCGAATATGTTGCCGCACTGCAAGATCCGAGACAACCCCCACGTCTCAGC AGAGGAGTGGGAGTACCTGAAGCAGCAGCACTTGCCCGACCTCACCGACAACGCCACCGAGCAACAACGAACATTCCTCGAGTTGGTGACGAGCGCCGCCAAGCGCCTCTTCAACTACATGGACATCAGCAGCGAAAACGCGAGTTGCCACCGGCTCTACGACACCGAAGTCGTGGACCTCACCGACGAGGTCAGCTTCATCGTGGTCTGCCCCTCCGCCGAGTTCTCCTGCTCGGTGCCGGGCCAAAGAGAAATCCTCCTCCAGCGTAGCGACCTCTTAAGTCTCCCGATCCAAGTCTTCGAAATGATCCACCTCAACACCTACCAAAACAGCATAATCAAGAAGTACTCGAAGCTGAGCTGCCTGCTCGAGTTGGACGCCGCCACCGCCAACCACCTCCACCGCGAGGCCTTCTCCAACGTCGAGGTGGCCATCGCCAAGGAGCGCTTGACCCGCCTCCAGGACCTCCAAGCCAAGCTCAACGTGATCTGGAAGACCGTCCGGTGGCTCATGGACGTGATCACCTTCGCGCGCGACAGGATCACTTGCGGGATCTCGATGCGCTACATCCTGGACAAGGAGATCGGGAGTTGCACCAGTCCCAAGAGGAGTCTGCTGCAGATCCCGCCCAGAGAGACGAAAGTCGTGAAGAGCACTCCAGGACGCGGGAGTTGGCCAGGACCGGGGAGCAACAACATCAACCCCCCCAACTCCCTCATCAACGAGTTCAGCAAGAGCGAGCAGCACTTGAGCACCAACGAGGCCTGTTCGCAGTATCTGAGCACTTGCAGTGACTCAGAGTCGCGCAAAAACAGTGACAGTTACAGTAGTGATTTTTTCAACGAACGCTTGCCCCCTTCTCGCAGTGAAGACATGCTGTTCGGCATGCCTACCACGTCGAATCACAGATGTCGCGCCAGTACTGTTTCCAGTGTTTCCGCATCGACTAGTCCTCTGCTGAGTGTCAGACCTTTGTACGGTGGTAGCTTAGTTAGTGTTAACACCATCAACACGACCAACACTTCGGACAGTTTGCACAGTTTAAGTTCGGACAGTGACGGAAACCCGCAACCGGTGGGTTCCTCGACTCCGCACAAACCCAAGCACAAGCCGAAGATGGTACCGTCGCGGAGCATGGCCAACGTCAAACAAAACGTCTTGGACATCAGCACCAAATCCGAACGGTACCGGCCCAAGCATCTCAACTTGGAACCCAACATGTTGCACTCGAACCTAGAAAGCGGTCTTTCCAAGAGCCTGtcgaacatcaaaacgcgcaCAGATATCGACACCACCTATCTCAGACCTCTGGAGAACCTGAAGAAACGCGAGACGATGCCGGACACTCTCTTCAAGGTTCCCTACTCCACAGATCTGACGCAGTCGACTTCCAAAGAGCTGCAGTCGGGGATTCTGCAAGTATTCGCCGCCTACGAGACGGGCCTGGCGAGCGGCACGTCGCTCAAGCTGCACGTCACCCCCAGGACCACCGCCCGCGAGGTGGTGGACCTGGTGGTGAAGCAGTTGAACATGGCTGTGGTGCTGAAAGGTAAGGAGGGCCCGATCTACCCGGCCGACAAGCTGAAGAACTTCTGCTTGGTGGCGGTGATCGGGGCGCGCGAGAGGTGCCTCAGAGACGACTTCAAGCCGCTGCAGCTGCAGAACCCCTGGAAGAAGGGCCGGCTGTACGTCAGGCAGAAGCACGACGTCCTCGCCGCACTCGAGCACAGCAGCAAGCACAGCGCGATTATATGA